Proteins co-encoded in one Ruegeria pomeroyi DSS-3 genomic window:
- a CDS encoding SulP family inorganic anion transporter encodes MNQQLRGLARTYLPILDWGRSYGRGELSGDLIAAVIVTVMLIPQSLAYALLAGLPAEVGLYASILPLVAYALFGTSRALAVGPVAVISLMTASALAPLNLSSVSEYVAAAGVLALLSGAMLLLMGALRLGVVANFLSHPVIAGFITASGLLIAASQLKHILGVPLHGHTLPEILLDLARHLGQINLATLVTGIVALAFLFWVRKGLAQVFHARLGLTKPLAATLARVGPIFAVIGTTLAAWVLNLPSLGVAVVGEVPTGLPPLGLSGVDWGLVPALIGPAALLSIIGYVESVSVAQTLATKRKQRIDPNQELIALGAANISSSLSGGYPVTGGFARSVVNFDAGAETPAAGVFTAVGLLVAALFLTPLLYFLPKATLAATIIVAVLSLVDLSILSRAWRYSRADFAAVFATIALTLLAGVEVGVASGVLISLLLFVWKTSRPHVAEVGQVPGSQHFRNILRHKVETDPGVVTLRIDESLYFANARRMEDLILNRVLRDRDSLRHVILMCSAVNEVDFSALESLEAINRRLDDLGVKLHLSEVKGPVMDRLARSHFLEDLTGRVFLSQYDAFAALRMNRADRM; translated from the coding sequence ATGAACCAACAGTTGCGCGGGTTGGCGCGAACCTATCTGCCGATCCTCGACTGGGGCCGCAGCTATGGCCGGGGTGAGTTGAGCGGCGACCTGATTGCCGCCGTCATCGTCACCGTGATGCTGATCCCGCAATCGCTGGCCTATGCGCTGCTGGCGGGCCTGCCGGCCGAGGTGGGGCTATACGCCTCGATCCTGCCGCTGGTGGCCTATGCGCTGTTTGGCACCAGCCGGGCGCTGGCGGTGGGGCCGGTGGCGGTGATCTCGCTGATGACCGCCTCGGCACTGGCACCTTTGAACCTGTCGAGCGTGTCCGAATACGTCGCGGCGGCGGGGGTGCTGGCGCTGCTGTCGGGCGCGATGCTGCTGCTGATGGGTGCGCTCAGGCTGGGTGTTGTGGCCAATTTTCTCAGCCATCCGGTGATCGCGGGTTTCATTACCGCCTCGGGCCTGCTGATCGCGGCAAGCCAGTTGAAACATATCCTGGGCGTGCCGCTACATGGGCATACGCTGCCGGAAATCCTTCTCGATCTGGCGCGGCATCTGGGACAGATCAATCTGGCAACGCTGGTGACAGGGATTGTGGCGCTTGCATTTTTGTTCTGGGTTCGCAAGGGATTGGCGCAAGTTTTTCATGCCAGACTAGGCCTGACGAAACCGCTGGCTGCAACGCTGGCACGGGTCGGGCCGATCTTTGCGGTGATTGGTACCACACTGGCCGCCTGGGTGCTGAACCTGCCGTCACTGGGCGTGGCGGTGGTGGGCGAAGTCCCCACCGGCCTGCCGCCTTTGGGCCTGTCTGGCGTCGATTGGGGGCTGGTGCCCGCGCTGATCGGCCCGGCGGCGCTGCTCTCGATCATCGGGTATGTCGAAAGCGTTTCCGTCGCGCAAACCCTTGCCACCAAACGCAAACAGCGCATCGACCCCAATCAGGAACTGATCGCGCTGGGGGCCGCCAATATCTCGTCTTCGCTGTCGGGGGGGTATCCGGTCACCGGTGGGTTCGCGCGGTCTGTGGTGAATTTCGATGCCGGTGCTGAAACGCCCGCTGCCGGGGTCTTTACCGCCGTGGGTCTGCTGGTGGCGGCGCTGTTCCTGACGCCGCTTTTGTATTTCCTGCCCAAGGCGACGCTGGCGGCCACCATCATCGTTGCGGTGCTGTCGCTTGTCGATCTGTCGATCCTGTCGCGGGCCTGGCGCTATTCGCGCGCCGATTTCGCTGCGGTCTTTGCCACCATCGCGCTGACCTTGCTGGCCGGGGTCGAGGTCGGCGTCGCCAGCGGCGTGCTGATCTCGCTGCTGCTGTTCGTCTGGAAAACCTCACGCCCGCATGTGGCCGAGGTGGGGCAGGTGCCCGGCAGCCAGCATTTCCGCAACATCCTGCGCCACAAGGTAGAAACCGATCCTGGCGTGGTGACACTGCGTATCGACGAGAGCCTCTATTTCGCCAACGCGCGCCGGATGGAGGACCTGATCCTGAACCGGGTGCTGCGCGACCGTGACAGCCTGCGCCACGTGATCCTGATGTGCTCGGCGGTGAACGAGGTCGATTTCAGCGCATTGGAATCGCTCGAGGCGATCAACCGGCGGCTGGACGATCTGGGCGTCAAACTGCATCTGTCCGAGGTGAAGGGCCCGGTGATGGACCGGCTTGCCCGCAGTCATTTCCTGGAAGACCTGACGGGGCGTGTTTTCCTGTCGCAATACGACGCCTTTGCCGCGCTGCGCATGAATAGGGCGGATCGTATGTGA
- a CDS encoding SDR family oxidoreductase produces MELKDRIVVVTGAASGIGRGLAERFAAEGAKCVVCADLNLQGAEDVAQAVGGVALRCDVSREADIAALIEHVETQIGPIDLFCSNAGILTIGGIETPDADWQRIWDINVMSQVWAARHVVPRMIARGGGYLLNTASAAGLLNQVGAAPYGVTKHASVGLAEWLAMTYGDDGIGVSVLCPQAVRSEMTRGHEESVAALDGLLEPSDVAEACVQAIRDRRFLVLPHPQVLDYIRMKTADYDRWLGGMRKLNRQFGGKL; encoded by the coding sequence GTGGAACTGAAAGACAGGATCGTTGTCGTGACCGGTGCGGCCAGCGGCATCGGGCGCGGCCTGGCCGAACGCTTCGCCGCCGAGGGCGCGAAATGCGTTGTTTGTGCTGACCTGAACCTGCAAGGCGCCGAGGACGTCGCGCAAGCGGTTGGCGGTGTCGCCCTGCGCTGTGATGTAAGCCGCGAGGCTGATATCGCCGCCCTGATCGAGCATGTGGAAACCCAGATCGGTCCCATCGACCTGTTCTGTTCCAATGCCGGTATCCTGACCATTGGCGGTATCGAGACTCCGGATGCGGACTGGCAGCGTATCTGGGATATCAACGTGATGTCGCAGGTCTGGGCGGCGCGTCATGTGGTGCCGCGCATGATCGCGCGCGGTGGTGGCTATCTGCTCAACACGGCTTCGGCGGCGGGTCTGCTGAACCAGGTCGGCGCGGCACCCTATGGGGTCACCAAACACGCCTCGGTTGGTCTGGCCGAGTGGCTGGCGATGACCTATGGCGATGACGGGATCGGCGTGTCGGTGCTGTGTCCGCAGGCTGTCCGCTCGGAAATGACGCGCGGGCACGAAGAGTCGGTGGCGGCGCTAGACGGTCTGCTGGAACCCTCGGACGTGGCCGAAGCTTGCGTTCAGGCCATCCGCGATCGCCGTTTCCTGGTGTTGCCACATCCACAGGTTCTGGACTATATTCGAATGAAAACAGCGGATTACGACCGTTGGCTAGGTGGCATGCGCAAGCTGAACCGGCAATTCGGCGGCAAGCTCTAA
- a CDS encoding acyl-CoA thioesterase, with the protein MTDAERQLLDLLDIERLEVDLFRGTGSGGETPTRIYGGQVIAQALAAAYRTVEDRLCHSLHAYFIRPGDPSIPVIYQVDRARDGGSFTTRRVVAIQHGRQILNLSASFHAGDDGWDHQHPMPEISGPETHPTRQALQERFIDRIPQRYRAEFTRARPIEIREVAPRDMFEPIPTDDRHYLWFRMGAAAGAGPAMQHLLLAYASDMGLLGSGLRPHGLSWYTRQVNGASLDHAMWFHAPIRFENWHLYAMDSPWTGAGRSFNRGKIYAEDGTLVASVAQEGLMRRLKSEG; encoded by the coding sequence ATGACCGATGCGGAACGCCAGCTGCTCGACCTGCTTGATATCGAGCGGTTGGAGGTGGACCTGTTTCGTGGCACCGGATCGGGGGGCGAAACACCCACCCGCATCTACGGCGGCCAGGTCATTGCCCAAGCGCTGGCCGCGGCCTATCGCACGGTCGAAGACCGGCTGTGCCATTCGCTGCATGCCTATTTCATCCGCCCCGGTGACCCGTCGATTCCCGTTATCTATCAGGTGGATAGGGCACGGGATGGAGGGTCTTTCACCACTCGTCGGGTGGTGGCCATTCAACATGGCCGCCAGATCCTGAACCTGTCGGCCTCGTTCCATGCGGGCGATGACGGCTGGGATCATCAGCACCCGATGCCCGAGATTTCCGGCCCGGAAACCCATCCAACCCGTCAGGCGCTGCAAGAGCGTTTCATCGACCGTATCCCACAGAGATACCGCGCCGAGTTCACTCGCGCGCGTCCCATCGAAATCCGCGAGGTCGCGCCGCGCGACATGTTCGAGCCGATCCCGACCGACGACCGTCATTACCTGTGGTTCCGCATGGGGGCGGCAGCCGGGGCAGGGCCGGCGATGCAGCATCTGCTGCTCGCCTATGCCTCGGACATGGGGTTGCTGGGGTCGGGGCTGCGCCCGCACGGGCTCAGCTGGTACACCCGTCAGGTCAACGGCGCCAGTCTGGACCATGCCATGTGGTTTCACGCGCCGATCCGGTTCGAGAACTGGCATCTTTACGCGATGGACAGTCCCTGGACCGGCGCCGGGCGCAGTTTCAACCGGGGCAAGATCTATGCCGAGGATGGCACGCTGGTGGCCAGCGTGGCGCAGGAAGGGCTGATGCGGCGCCTGAAATCCGAAGGTTAG
- a CDS encoding acetoacetate--CoA ligase, giving the protein MRMTDPRPILWTPSNERAENSRMAAFQRWLAKERGLEFDDYNALWAWSVADLDGFWSAIRDFAGLPFEGGDGRVLAERRMPGAVWFPGVTTNFARHMLRHAESRPEAPALILRSEGFGRKEVSWAQLSQKVANVAAQLRAMGVGQGDRVVAILPNTDTAVVAFLAAASIGAIWSLCAPDMGHVAILDRFRQIAPKVLIAQDGYVHAGRTIDRRPVLEEIRAQLPSLAQTVLVPVMGEVPPSMIPWEEMTQGAAQPEYADLPFDHPLWIVYSSGTTGNPKPIVHGHGGILLEGAKQALHQDLGGDDRFLWLTSSGWIMWNAQFVAMGQGATVVLFDGAANHPDMQAVWRVVAEERVSSFGVGAAYVTQCLKSGIRPREALDLSALKALGTTGSPLTAEGYDWVYDAVDPDIWLAPISGGTDLCGAFVGGNVMLPVRAGEMQCRYLGNAVRSYDPEGNEITAEVGELVCTEPLPSMPLGFWGDRDGSRLHESYFDTYPGIWRHGDWIEITPEGGAVIYGRSDATINRKGLRLGSSEIYRAVEALPEVLDSLVVDLEFLGRDSFMPLFVVPAPGQVLDDALRARINTAIRETLSPRFIPNEIVQIAEVPRTLSGKKLEVPVKKLLLGGDPAQVVNRDSMANPESFDFFVTYAAGRR; this is encoded by the coding sequence ATGCGGATGACAGACCCCCGGCCCATTCTCTGGACCCCCAGCAACGAGCGTGCTGAAAACAGCCGCATGGCGGCGTTTCAGCGCTGGCTGGCAAAGGAGCGCGGGCTGGAATTCGACGATTACAATGCGCTCTGGGCCTGGAGCGTGGCCGATCTGGACGGGTTCTGGAGTGCGATCCGCGATTTCGCGGGCCTGCCGTTTGAGGGTGGCGACGGTCGGGTGCTGGCCGAGCGGCGGATGCCCGGTGCGGTCTGGTTTCCCGGTGTCACCACCAATTTCGCCCGCCACATGCTGCGCCATGCCGAGAGCCGCCCCGAGGCACCCGCGCTGATCCTGCGCTCCGAAGGGTTCGGCCGCAAGGAGGTCAGCTGGGCCCAACTGTCGCAAAAGGTTGCCAATGTGGCCGCGCAGCTGCGCGCCATGGGTGTGGGGCAGGGCGACCGGGTGGTGGCGATCCTGCCCAATACCGATACCGCGGTGGTCGCGTTTCTGGCTGCCGCAAGCATCGGTGCGATCTGGTCGCTGTGCGCCCCGGATATGGGCCATGTGGCGATCCTGGACCGGTTCCGCCAGATCGCGCCCAAGGTATTGATCGCGCAGGACGGTTATGTTCACGCGGGGCGCACCATTGACCGGCGCCCGGTGCTGGAGGAGATCCGCGCGCAGCTGCCCAGCCTCGCACAGACGGTTCTGGTGCCGGTGATGGGCGAGGTTCCGCCGAGCATGATCCCCTGGGAGGAGATGACCCAAGGCGCGGCCCAACCCGAATATGCCGATCTGCCCTTCGATCACCCTCTGTGGATCGTCTATTCCTCGGGCACCACGGGCAATCCGAAACCCATCGTGCACGGTCATGGCGGCATCCTGCTGGAGGGCGCCAAACAGGCGCTGCATCAGGATCTGGGCGGCGACGACCGCTTCCTCTGGCTCACCTCGTCGGGCTGGATCATGTGGAACGCCCAGTTTGTCGCCATGGGGCAGGGTGCCACCGTGGTCCTGTTCGACGGGGCCGCCAACCACCCCGACATGCAGGCCGTCTGGCGCGTGGTGGCCGAAGAGCGAGTCAGCAGTTTCGGCGTCGGCGCGGCTTATGTCACCCAATGCCTGAAATCGGGGATCCGTCCGCGCGAGGCGCTGGACCTGTCGGCGCTCAAGGCGCTGGGGACCACCGGATCGCCCTTGACGGCCGAGGGCTATGACTGGGTCTATGACGCGGTCGACCCGGATATCTGGCTGGCGCCGATCTCGGGCGGCACCGACCTGTGCGGGGCCTTTGTCGGCGGCAACGTGATGCTGCCGGTGCGCGCGGGTGAGATGCAATGCCGCTATCTGGGCAACGCGGTGCGCAGCTATGACCCGGAAGGCAATGAAATCACAGCAGAAGTGGGAGAGCTGGTTTGCACCGAACCGCTGCCTTCGATGCCTCTGGGGTTCTGGGGTGATCGTGATGGCAGCCGCCTGCATGAAAGCTATTTCGACACCTATCCCGGTATCTGGCGCCATGGCGACTGGATCGAGATCACGCCCGAGGGCGGCGCGGTGATCTATGGCCGCTCGGACGCCACCATCAACCGCAAGGGGCTGCGGCTCGGCTCGTCCGAGATTTATCGCGCGGTCGAGGCGCTGCCCGAGGTGCTGGACAGCCTGGTGGTCGATCTCGAATTCCTGGGCCGCGACAGTTTCATGCCACTCTTCGTGGTACCGGCGCCGGGGCAGGTGCTGGATGACGCTCTGCGCGCCCGCATCAACACGGCCATCCGCGAAACACTGTCGCCGCGCTTTATCCCCAACGAAATCGTTCAGATTGCCGAGGTGCCGCGCACCCTGTCGGGAAAGAAGCTGGAAGTTCCGGTCAAGAAACTGCTACTGGGGGGCGACCCGGCGCAGGTGGTGAACCGGGACTCGATGGCGAACCCGGAAAGTTTCGATTTCTTCGTGACTTACGCGGCCGGGCGACGCTGA
- a CDS encoding serine hydrolase domain-containing protein: MPDPGYRTLDTGRLGRIAGWMQSYVDRRRYAGSSVLVSQGGHEVFFHTAGQRSIENQLPFTRDTLVRIYSMTKPVTSLAVMMLAERGLFHLDAPVSTFLPSFSDMQALVPGASAIDQTEPAPSPTLHQLLTHTAGLSYPFNPGVLARAMEEQDLLFKPGQGALADMADKVAALPLAFQPGSRWEYSVSIDILGRVVEVVSGRTLAQFFQDEIFAPLGMTETGFSVPQGAGDRFASLYTPLAGDAMALNDAHSGGDTLRLFDEAGNSPFETASMYSGGGGLVSSIDDYRRFAEMLRRGGAVDGHRLIGPATLDFMMRNHLPGDIASMGPQSFAEQPMDGMGFGLGGAVVLDPARARTPGSIGDFSWGGMASTFFWLDRVNDLTVVFFTQLSPSSAYPSRSELKALIHGALCG, from the coding sequence ATGCCCGACCCCGGTTACAGGACACTCGACACGGGCCGGTTGGGCCGGATCGCGGGCTGGATGCAGAGCTATGTCGACCGGCGCCGATATGCGGGCAGTTCGGTGTTGGTAAGCCAGGGCGGGCACGAGGTGTTTTTCCACACAGCCGGTCAGCGCAGCATCGAGAACCAGTTGCCCTTTACCCGTGACACGCTGGTGCGGATCTATTCAATGACCAAGCCGGTCACCTCGCTTGCGGTGATGATGCTGGCCGAACGGGGGCTGTTTCACCTCGACGCGCCGGTGTCGACCTTTCTGCCGTCCTTCTCGGACATGCAGGCGCTGGTGCCCGGGGCCAGCGCGATTGACCAGACCGAACCGGCGCCCTCGCCAACGCTGCACCAGTTGCTGACCCATACCGCCGGGCTGAGCTATCCGTTCAACCCGGGCGTACTGGCGCGCGCGATGGAGGAGCAGGATCTGCTGTTCAAACCGGGTCAGGGCGCGCTGGCCGACATGGCCGACAAGGTGGCGGCACTGCCACTTGCGTTTCAACCGGGAAGTCGTTGGGAGTACTCGGTTTCTATCGACATTCTGGGGCGTGTGGTCGAGGTGGTCTCGGGCCGGACGCTGGCGCAGTTTTTTCAGGACGAGATTTTCGCCCCGCTGGGCATGACCGAGACCGGGTTCAGCGTGCCCCAGGGCGCGGGCGACCGGTTCGCCTCGCTCTATACACCGCTGGCCGGGGATGCGATGGCGCTCAACGATGCCCATTCCGGTGGCGATACGCTGCGCCTGTTCGACGAGGCGGGCAACTCGCCTTTCGAGACTGCCAGCATGTATTCCGGCGGCGGTGGGCTGGTCAGCAGCATCGACGACTATCGCCGCTTTGCCGAGATGCTGCGCCGGGGTGGCGCCGTGGACGGGCATCGCCTGATCGGCCCGGCGACGCTCGATTTCATGATGCGCAACCATCTGCCGGGCGATATCGCCTCGATGGGACCGCAGAGCTTTGCCGAACAGCCGATGGACGGGATGGGCTTTGGCCTGGGCGGCGCCGTGGTGCTGGACCCGGCCCGCGCCCGCACCCCCGGCTCGATCGGCGATTTCAGTTGGGGCGGCATGGCCTCGACCTTTTTCTGGCTGGATCGCGTCAATGACCTGACGGTGGTCTTCTTCACCCAGTTGTCGCCCTCCAGCGCCTATCCTTCGCGCTCGGAACTCAAGGCGCTGATCCATGGAGCATTATGCGGATGA
- a CDS encoding IclR family transcriptional regulator, producing MSGQGDDIDGLAEGKDRNFVTALARGLDVLRSFRPGEVLLTNTDLSERTGLPKPTVSRLTYTLCQLGYLVQDRQSGAYRLGVGVLQLGMGVLAGLDICDRAAEVLRGLRTGANPYITAALGEVHRAEVIYVAVSRSRENVSLSMHVGSRLPLFRSAIGRAILVGMEAEEREAAIAAGMRDLGVPEAELRSQIARAVEEYAVRGYCTGYGDWRADVNGIAVPVLSLGGARLHGLNLGGPSFHVTQEELERVFAPLLIEAGRSLGMVP from the coding sequence GTGAGCGGGCAGGGCGACGATATCGACGGGTTGGCCGAGGGCAAGGACCGCAACTTTGTCACCGCGCTGGCGCGGGGGCTGGATGTGCTGCGCAGCTTTCGCCCCGGCGAGGTCTTGCTGACCAATACCGACCTGTCCGAACGGACCGGTCTGCCCAAACCCACCGTCTCGCGCCTGACCTATACGCTGTGCCAGCTGGGCTATCTGGTGCAGGACCGCCAAAGCGGCGCCTATCGTCTGGGCGTGGGCGTGCTGCAACTGGGTATGGGCGTGCTGGCGGGCCTGGATATCTGTGACCGCGCGGCCGAGGTGCTGCGCGGCCTGCGCACCGGCGCCAACCCCTATATCACCGCCGCCCTGGGCGAGGTACACCGCGCCGAGGTGATCTATGTCGCGGTGTCGCGCTCACGCGAGAATGTCTCGCTCAGCATGCATGTCGGCTCGCGCCTGCCGCTGTTTCGCTCGGCCATCGGGCGGGCGATCCTGGTCGGGATGGAGGCGGAGGAGCGCGAGGCGGCTATCGCCGCCGGAATGCGCGACCTGGGCGTGCCCGAGGCAGAGCTGCGCAGCCAGATCGCGCGCGCCGTCGAGGAATACGCGGTGCGCGGCTATTGCACCGGATATGGCGATTGGCGGGCGGATGTGAACGGCATCGCGGTGCCGGTGCTGTCGCTGGGCGGCGCCCGGCTGCACGGGCTGAACCTGGGCGGGCCCAGTTTCCACGTCACCCAAGAAGAGCTGGAGCGTGTTTTTGCCCCGCTGCTGATCGAGGCCGGGCGCAGCCTGGGCATGGTGCCATGA